A genome region from Erigeron canadensis isolate Cc75 chromosome 3, C_canadensis_v1, whole genome shotgun sequence includes the following:
- the LOC122592816 gene encoding uncharacterized protein LOC122592816 yields the protein MSGCGCLYWNRVSTNDVVPDIHSFSLPSPIPQWPPGHGFATGTINLGELEVCEVTKFEFIWGSDMKNKRKSVNFFKPVDIPDRYFCLGYYCQSDNSPLRGSVLVAREVAHTKSPALLKPIDYSLVWCPDNWTEETVHGHGYFWLPIAPEGYKALGFIVTNKPAKPGLEEIRCVRYDLTDSTEPHYVLLNTISKVAESMFRVWKIRPCRRGMHEKSVSVGTFFCSCLWSPGEDLNVSCLKNLNPSLQWMPNLDQIHALIKHYGPTIYFHPDEIYLPSSVSWFFENGALLYKKGESKGERIDPSGSNLPKDERNDGEYWIDLPKDSTRKKIKKGNLESAKVYVHVKPALGGTFTDIVMWIFCPFNGPGCLKIGLLNFPLSRVGQHVGDWEHVVLRISNFTGELWSVYFSQHSGGLWVDLTHLEFIEGNKTVVYASRNGHANYPHPGEFLQGSVNLRIGVSNVAAPSKYVLDASKAYEIIAAEYLGEGVVNEPCWLQYKRKWGPTTVHDSRAEITRILNRLPATLRYTAEHIFSKLPNELYGEDGPTGPKEKCSWYGDEKC from the exons ATGTCGGGTTGTGGATGCTTGTATTGGAACAGAGTCTCCACAAACGACGTCGTTCCAGATATCCATTCTTTTTCCCTTCCTTCTCCAATTCCCCAATGGCCTCCTg GTCATGGATTCGCTACAGGAACAATCAATCTGGGTGAATTAGAAGTTTGTGAAGTCACAAAATTTGAGTTCATTTGGGGAAGCGATATgaagaacaaaagaaaaagtgtcaacttcTTCAAACCAGTGGACATACCAGATAGATATTTCTGCCTTGGTTACTATTGTCAATCTGACAATTCTCCATTGCGAGGATCTGTACTTGTGGCAAGGGAAGTTGCCCATACCAAATCACCTGCGCTTCTCAAGCCTATAGATTATTCATTGGTTTGGTGCCCAGATAACTGGACCGAGGAAACTGTTCATGGGCATGGTTACTTCTGGTTGCCTATTGCTCCCGAGGGTTATAAAGCTTTGGGCTTCATTGTCACAAATAAGCCTGCAAAGCCTGGTTTAGAAGAAATTAGATGTGTTCGTtatgatcttacagattcaACAGAACCACACTATGTTCTACTCAACACTATTTCTAAAGTAGCAGAATCAATGTTTAGAGTATGGAAAATAAGACCTTGTCGTCGAGGAATGCATGAAAAAAGTGTCTCTGTGGGTACTTTTTTCTGCAGTTGCCTTTGGAGTCCTGGAGAAGACTTGAACGTTTCATGCTTGAAGAATCTAAATCCTAGCTTGCAATGGATGCCGAATCTTGATCAAATTCATGCGCTTATTAAACACTATGGGCCAACAATTTATTTTCATCCTGATGAGATATATTTACCATCTTCTGTATCTTGGTTCTTCGAAAATGGAGCGTTGTTGTATAAGAAAGGTGAGTCAAAAGGTGAACGGATTGATCCTTCAGGTTCAAATTTGCCTAAAGATGAGAGAAACGACGGTGAATATTGGATAGATTTGCCTAAAGATTCTACGaggaagaaaatcaaaaaaggAAATTTGGAAAGTGCTAAAGTTTACGTTCATGTAAAGCCAGCTTTAGGTGGGACCTTCACCGATATTGTGATGTGGATCTTCTGCCCTTTTAATGGACCGGGCTGTTTGAAGATCGGCCTCTTGAATTTCCCACTTAGCAGAGTTGGGCAGCATGTGGGCGACTGGGAACATGTTGTTCTTCGGATAAGCAACTTCACGGGAGAACTGTGGAGTGTATATTTCTCACAGCATAGTGGTGGCTTGTGGGTGGACCTCACCCATTTGGAGTTCATAGAAGGTAATAAAACAGTCGTGTATGCATCAAGAAATGGCCACGCGAACTACCCTCATCCCGGTGAGTTCCTTCAAGGGTCGGTAAATCTTAGGATTGGAGTTAGTAATGTTGCTGCTCCTAGTAAATACGTGTTAGATGCAAGTAAAGCATATGAAATTATAGCAGCAGAGTATCTTGGAGAAGGAGTTGTAAATGAACCCTGTTGGTTACAGTACAAGAGAAAATGGGGTCCAACAACTGTACATGACTCACGGGCTGAAATTACTAGAATCTTGAACCGTTTGCCTGCAACTCTTCGATATACAGCAGAACACATATTCAGTAAACTACCCAATGAACTATATGGTGAAGACGGGCCTACTGGACCCAAGGAGAAATGCAGTTGGTATGGTGACGAGAAATGCTAG
- the LOC122594244 gene encoding uncharacterized protein LOC122594244, translating to MMLRSSSTPILGSLISSSESPNNNNNNHLHNKSSPIHKFSLHHQTPSPGSQQHFTTLSCNSSPISPSFRTNGIRRAQSEGNLDSLITCSVNTNANDDDFSFLNVPKKHSTRIHTCFLETIPSFSYQNSRFKSEDGESSDHEHEEFDKDDQGFSGFDIENKVLSLNKQLGFANLAINDDLGGGDSGSSPMYLAKGIGVDTGFGCGGGDIGPGGGGRNLSHIGDGGGDNNHDTEERYKKMVNENPGNPLFLRNYAQFLYQSKQDLQGAEEYYSRAILVDPNDGEILSQYAKILWELHHDKDRATNYFERAVQAASEDSHVHAAYASFLWEIEGGEDEEEEVGYYNNIPLMFNNGTMASAATA from the exons atgatgcTAAGAAGCTCATCAACACCAATTCTCGGATCTTTAATCTCATCATCAGAAAGcccaaacaacaacaacaacaaccatttACACAACAAATCCTCACCAATTCACAAATTCTCACTTCACCACCAAACACCATCTCCTGGATCTCAACAACATTTCACCACATTGTCCTGCAATTCATCACCTATTTCGCCTTCATTCCGTACTAATGGAATCCGAAGAGCCCAATCCGAAGGCAACTTGGACAGCTTGATAACTTGTTCTGTCAATACTAATGCCAATGATGATGATTTCAGTTTTCTCAATGTACCCAAGAAACATTCAACCAGAATTCACACTTGTTTTTTGGAGACAATCCCATCTTTTTCTTACCAAAATTCAAGATTTAAATCTGAAGACGGCGAATCCAGTGACCATGAACACGAAGAATTCGATAAAGACGATCAAGGGTTTTCTGGGTTCGACATAGAAAACAAAGTTTTGAGCTTGAATAAGCAACTGGGGTTTGCGAATTTGGCGATAAATGATGATTTGGGAGGAGGAGACAGTGGTTCATCACCAATGTACCTTGCAAAAGGGATAGGTGTTGATACAGGGTTTGGTTGTGGTGGTGGAGATATTGGTccaggtggtggtggtcggaatCTTTCTCACATTGGGGACGGCGGCGGTGATAACAACCATGACACAGAGGAGCGGTATAAGAAAATGGTGAATGAGAATCCTGGAAATCCTCTGTTTCTAAGGAACTATGCCCAGTTTCTATATcag TCGAAACAAGATCTTCAAGGAGCTGAAGAATACTATTCCAGGGCTATTCTGGTGGATCCTAACGATGGTGAAATTCTTTCGCAATATGCAAAGATATTATGGGAGCTTCATCATGATAAAGATAGAGCCACAAACTACTTTGAAAGAGCAGTTCAGGCAGCTTCTGAAGATAG CCATGTTCATGCAGCATATGCTAGTTTCCTATGGGAAATCGAAGGGGGAGAAGACGAGGAAGAAGAAGTGgggtattataataatattccGCTAATGTTCAATAATGGAACAATGGCTTCTGCTGCAACTGCTTAA